In Brassica napus cultivar Da-Ae chromosome A3, Da-Ae, whole genome shotgun sequence, the sequence tattcatcaaaagtgttttaCGTTGCTAGACATTGAATGAATGAGAACTTCTCGAATTGgtttatgttgttgttgttcttctgttttatgtttttgagaAATTCTGATGGTTCTCATTCATTCAACTTGCTATGACAGGTATTCTCTTGGAAGGTTTTGCTTTGtgtcttgatttttttcatgAGTCCAGTGTTCTCGTCGAGATATCTGGGTTTGGTCGATATGACGGGATGTGGATGTGAACTTATGATGGTTCAATACCATGAACATTGTCTAAGAAAGATGGACAACGGCTTTTGTAACCATCATAAACTCCAAAAATAGTTGTAATTAAAAGAGTTTTCTTAAATCAGTGATGCAAACCAACAAAAGCTTTAAAGAAACTGCATCAAGTGAGCAACTCAGTTCTTGCAAGCAGGAAACGAAACCTTTTGTCCTGGGGGAGCAACATGTTCAGCTGCAAATTTCTTTCTCCTTTCGCATTTAGATACTCTACATTGAAGTTACATGCTTTAACTAAAAGGGTTTCTAAACAAGGAACCTTAATTATCTTCACGGAACACATTGGTTCTATTAATCTTCTCAAAGAGAACATGCTACAAGGTGATCCAAGAgccaaaaaaagaaggaaacacATTAACGGCTATGATGTTGATATTCAGGAGTTCCtatcaattaatttaacattctttcaaaaaaagaagataggAACCCCCTGAATATCAACATCATAAAACCTGTTGAAACCAACCCATCATACATGTTATACCTCTTACCACACTCTCATCAGAGACAATTAATAGAGGTTGGTATGTTTTCTTCACTCTTTTACTCTTTGTAACTTTCTTTTCCAACTTGTGACACCTTCAAATAATCTATTTACCTTCCTTTGCTATGTTCTCAGTGTTACCATAATCACCATCCGAGATCATATGGTTACAACATCATCAAAAAATTTCTTTGCACAACAATATACTTCACCTGCAGTTACCTGAACGATCTAAAGAATCTGAGATAAcataatatgtatattaatcaacaaaaaaatgtaaaagatgtctagaatttaatagaaaaaaaacttgAAGAAGCTGAGAAATCCTAAATGGGTTCCATGATAACTTCCATATTTAGTGAgtaattagtaaatatatagACTAAAAAGGTAAAATATAGGCAAGAAAAGCTatgttacaacaaaaaaaaaaaaaaaaaaaggcaagaAAAGCTAAATCGGATATGAAACCGAAACCAGAAATTTCCGGTTTAATTCGGTTTAGTTCAGTTTAAGGGGAACAAATATTATAAGAGATTAAGAAGATCCCTTTCCTTCCTCCTCCCGCAAGTCACTTTGGAGTCgtttagtctctctctctctatctgcTGCTCCTTCTCAGAATCATGATGGATATCGATTTCAACGAGTACAAGCTCAGATGCGAGCTTCGTGGCCACGACGACGATGtaagatctctctctctataatcctCTTCCCTCCTCTACTGTATGTATCTCGTTTTCGTGATCGATTCTTTTCCGAGAGTGTTCAGCTCCGTGATTCCACCTTCCTAGGAATTTTCTAAGATCATCCACTTGAATGTGATTTTGCGTTAGGTTTTAGCTTCAATTTTGTGTTCCGATTTGATAATTAGCGTGAGCCTTTACTTTGATTAGCTACTGGGTATTGTAATTGATGATTGAAAAAACTGTAATTGTGATTCGCAGGTCCGTGGCATTTGTGTGTGCACTGATGAGAACATAGCTACCTCATCGAGGGATAGAACCATAAGGGTGTGGTCACTTGGTTCTGATGATAAGCGAAAGTTTTCAGCTTCCAAGATTCTATTGGGTCATACAAGCTTCGTTGGGCCGCTTGCGTCGATCCCGCCGAGTGAGGAGTATCCTGAAGGCAGGCTCGTCTCAGGGAGCATGGATACTTCCGTTTTGGTTTGGAACTTGGTGAATGGAGAGGTTGTTCAGTCATTGAAGGGTCATAAGATGCAAGTCACTGGTGTTACTCTTGATGATGACGACATTGTTTCATCTTCAGTTGATCAGTAAGGCTATGATACTTTTGAACTTTTCAGTCATTGAAATCCTGTGGTTTTCCTTTGCTGTTGATAATATGCTACTCTTGACGGTAGTTCTAAGGGTGTTATGAGTGAATTGTGTGCGTTATTGCTGTTGATATAATACATGATTATAGAGATTTATCACATATTGAGTTTCTCTCTACTGTTTGTGTAGTGTAACTTAAGTTCTCATTGGATTATTTTCTTATCTTGCTCTAAAGAACTCTGAAGCGATGGAGAAACGGCCAGCTTGTTGAATCTTGGGAGGCGCACCAGTCGCCTGTCCAGGCAGTCCTAAAGCTCCCGTCTGGTGAGCTGATTTCAGGTTCAAGCGACACAACACTCAAACTATGGAAGGGAAAAACAAGTCTACGCACTTTTACCGGGCATGCAGGTGATTTTAGCTGTGGTTTCGTTTCTCTCTAATTTCTTTCATTATGAGAAGCTGCAGTGAGCTTTCTTATCTTATGAAATGCCAAGACCCGGATCTTGTCAGGGATTTTTTTCATTGGAGAAACTAATGTCACTTCTGGGTTTTGCAAATGCAGATACGGTTAGAGGGTTAGCCGTGATGCCTGATTTAGGATTTCTTTCAGCATCACATGATGGGTAAGTTCTTTGCTTTATTTCATGCCATTTTCTCAGTTAATCATGCTCATCGATGACGTCATCCTCTGTTCTTAAtcagatttttgtttgtttatcaaAACAGTTCCATCAGGTTGTGGGCTCAAAGTGGCGAAGTTCTTTTGGAGATGATTGGGCACACCTCCATTGTTTACTCAGTTGACGCACATGCATCTGGCCTTATTGTTAGTGGGAGCGAAGATCGACATGCCAAGATATGGAAAGGTAATGATGGTTTTCCTTTGTCGTCTTTCCTTTTTATCTGAAGTCATGTTTCTTATAGATTGATAAGTTCTTCTTacttattgtttttgtttggtacAGATGGAGTCTGCGTTCAGAGTCTGGAACACCCCGGCTGTGTCTGGGATGCCAAGTTCTTGGAGAGTGGAGACATTGTGACTGCATGTTCAGATGGTGTGGCTCGCGTCTGGACAGTACGCGATGGCATGATTGCTGATCAAATGGAGATCGATGCCTTTGATTCCCTAATTTCTCAGTATAAATTGAGCAGGTAATCCGATCATTAAAATTATGTGTCCATAGAATGTGTTTTTCCTGACAGTGTAATGATTTTGTGTCTTGTATGTTCTTAATCTCAGGAAAAAAGTTGGGGGAATGAAACTTGACGAGCTTCCGGGGCTTGATGCTCTGACGTTACCAGGTACCACTAAGGATCCAAAttttgtattctaaactcttaaTCATCCGGTAGAAAGCTGCAAGTGTCTGGCTATGATCATTCTTGTAACATCTTCCACTCTTTAATGTATTCTATCAGGTACCAGTGATGGTCAGACAAAAGTCGTAAGGGAGGGAGACAATGGTGTTGCTTACGCATGGAATATGAGCGAACAGAGATGGGACAAAGTAAGTCAACGCTGTGACCGTTTATAGCTTTTTTCTTGATCTTTTTAGTTTGTTGACTGCATGCCATTTTTGCTCTTGACTTGAATGCTGCTTTGTTATTAACTAATTTTCAGATTGGTGAGGTTGTTGATGGCCCAGATGGTGTGGGTGACCGTCCTATCCTCGATGGAGCCCAGTATGATTTTGGTTAGGTTTTAAACTTATTATGGAAACTACAGAATCATTTGATATCGAAGTGAACAAAATTTTTAGCCggtattttcttcttcttctagtttTCGATGTTGACATTGGTGATGGGGAACCTATCCGGAAGCTTCCTTACAATAGATCAGGTACCGAAACTGTGTTGCTGACCTTGTCTTGATTCCAAAATGCAACTACAAGCAAGTGCCTCAATTTATTTATACCCAAAATGGTTTCTTGTTTGGCAGACAATCCTTATGATGCAGCTGACAAGTGGCTTCTAAAAGAGAATCTTCCCGTCGCATATCGGCAGCAGATTGTTGATTTTATATTACAGAACTCTGGGCAGAAAGACTTCAGTTTTAATCCATCTTTTCGTGATCCCTTCACGGGCGgtaaaatttctaatttttcaGTAAAATATTTGGTCTGAGATTTTGTTTGCAggttttattgtaatttttatgGTCTGCCTTCTTTGTGGAACAGCAAATGCTTATGTGCCTGGGCAACCATCTCATGCAGCTGGTATGAATTCATTGTCTGAGACTCTGATTAATTTTTTTCACATAATGCTTAAAGGATCTCAGGTTTTTATAGTATTCGTCCTTTTTGATCATACACTTTGACCCTTTTCTGCTGCAGCAACACCGGCAAAACCTTTATACAAGCACATTCCTAAAGTACGctagttttcttcttctttattcaTGTCTGGTGTTTTTAGCTACTGATCCTTGTTTCTTCCATTGTTTACTCCAGAGAGGCGTGCTAGTTTTTGATGTTGCTCAATATGACGGGATCCTGAAAAAGATGACAGAGTTTAACAATACTCTACGATCTGACCCAGTAAGCTCTCATTACTATTCTACTAATTTCTGGCACACGACCACAGCTGCACCAAGAACGATTCAGTGATTATTTGACTTATACTGGTGTTGGTAATTTGtgtgttttgaaaaaaaatttcccCTCTTTTGAAGGCAAATACTGACAAGTCCATGACAGAAGCCGAAGTATCCAGAGTGGGCGCAATCGTTAAAATACTCAAGGACACATCACATTACCACGCTACAAATTTTGCGGACATGGATATCGCGTTGCTTTTGAAAGTGATACAAGCATGGCCACCTGCGATGATGTTTCCCGGTAAGTATTCTCTTCTCAGTCAATTATTCAAAGATAACTGTTTAGTACGTATTTAGCTTTCAGTTGTAGCCATATAGCTAAAAGTCAGTTGATTCTCTGATATACTTAAACAGCAAACTTAAATGAGATATGTTTTGGTTAAAATGAATAGTATTCTTGGTTTTCCATGTGTTTTTCTTGATGCTTCTTGCAGGCCACAAATCATTTTACCGTTTTGCTAGCCACTCTATTTTGTGACAATCATTGGTTTATAGCTCTTATGCTTATGGTTTTTGAAAATGCAGCTATTGATTTAGTCAGGATGCTTGTTTTGCATCCACATGGAGCAAGTCTACTGATTAAGCATGTGGAAAACAACAATGGTAATCATCTTACCTAAAGCTATGGTTTATCAACGTATATTAAAGGTATCTGCACACGTTTTttattaacttatatatatctgtaaaataaattcaatcaGATCTGCTTCTGGATGTTATAAAGAAGGTCACAGAAGATTCGGCTCTTCCTGCAAATCTTCTAACAACTGTTCGTGTCCTTGTTAATCTATTCAAGAATCCTTCATTTCATCACTGGCTACAGAGGCATCATAGTCAAGTAAGTACTATTTCGTTTCTATTCGTTTTATATCATAATTTAAATCTTTGATAATCTCCATGAACCAGCAGCTATTGGTTTCTCTGTCTAGTATTCGTGTTTGAGCTGCGTCTGTGAATGCTTAGAAATGAAGTTTGTAATTGCATTTTACTGTAGTGCTTATAGATtcgtgtttgtgtgtgtgttgatgATAATTTGAAGAAGTGGTTTCTCGGGTACTCACCCTTTAGTATGTGATGTCGTTCGATGCAGATTCTTGATGCCTTCTCAAACTGTTATTCATCCCCAAATAAGAATCTGGAGTTGGCATATTCGACGTTGCTTCTCAAGTAAGATACTTTTGCGCTATGATCTATAATATTCAAGATACTTTTGCGCTATGATCTATAATACTCACGGTTTGACACATAACATCAACACCATGATCTATGGTGTTTTCGCAGTTACGCAGTGCTATTAATagagaagaaagatgaagaaggccAAGCTCAAGTCCTTTCAGCAGCATTGCAGGTAGGGTCTAAATTTGGTCATATCTCACAATGGTGCTTGTATCCCATCCATATCTCATCAATGAACTAAATCTCATCTGTTGTAGTAAAATCTGAGAGAACCAATGTACCAAAAAGTTGAACCAaataatgtaattatttatctttgtgCTGATATCTCACATGAAACTTTAAACAGATTGCAGAAGAGGAAGGTGCAGATGTTGATTCCAAGTTCCGGAGTTTGGTAGCAATCGGCTCGCTGGTTAGTTCTCAAAGCACTAGAGTTCTATGCTTGTTGGTTACATAATTGGTTTCTTACCAGTGTATGTGGGTTCTGTAATGACAGATGCTCGAAGGCCTGGTGAAGAAGATATCTATAGATTTTGAGGTGGAGAGCATTGCAAAATCAGCAAAGTCATCTAAGGAAGCTAAGATTGTGGAAGTTGGTGCTGATATCGATCTACTAATTCGCCAGCCTTAAGAACAGGAGTCTTCTGAGCTTAGGATTTTTCTGTGATTTGTATTTGCTTTTACTTGAAACGTTTCTAGCAGAGCTTCCGATTTCtgaatacatatttgaatattaGCAGATATGAAAAAGTGACTCTGCTCTTGTGGCTTCCATTTGAAGTAGAATTTGTGATAACCCCCACATCACGTTCTAGTAATCCTTTTTTAACATCCACATTGTGCATCATACTTTTATAGCAACTTAGATCTAATTATAGATAATATCTACTGCCATTTAAGTGCTCAACttcataaaatatgtaattGGAGCTGAAGTCATTAATTCCCTTCCCGGTGACAGAACCTCTTTACTAAACTAaacatacaatatattttaCGGAGATAACAACAAGGCGGAGGAGTAAGAGTGTGTTACAGGAggagaaataaaaaatttggaaagTTGAAAACATACCTTGTTTTAATTACACTTTACCACTGAAACTTATACAATAATGAGCAAATAgtcttttacatatttaagCTCTGATGATGTTGGGAATATTGTGCAGAGCTTCTTTTAATCATTGCAGCAATTTCTGCCTTTGGCAGGAGGTGAACGGCTGACTTTTACGCTGATCTTGTTTTCCTTGTGAATGTGAATTTTTCCAACTTCTTCATTGACTTGCAACACATTCAAAACTAATTAAACTCCACATATATTACACATAATTATATTTGGATGAAGCAAAAGACTTACGAAGTTTCTGGTTTCTGAGAAATGGAAGGATTGCCGAATCGGACGATGCGATACATAAAAGTAAAAGTGAAGCTATTAATAGAATGAACTTGAGACTCATTGTTTTTGCCCTATGTATCTTCTGTCTAGCCAAcgcataaataaataaatagttgtTAGTGTAAGACTGTTAGGTAGAGATCATATCAGTGTCGTTCTCACCATAGTGGTGGTGATTTGTATAAGTCAATGCATTTTTAATTGAGCGGATATTGGCTTTTTAATCTTAATTTCTTCTCCTTATACTTgcattagaagaaaaaatataccATGGATAGGTACCTTTAGGTAGGTGTCTTGGAATTATCTCCAACGTTAATCATCAATTTCGGTAAaacaagattttaaaaataattctttGTTATACAGTCGACACTCTagtcatttttctcttttattttcttttacagAGAAATTATTATTCGAAGCAATACGAAAAAGGCTGAAGAAGTGAGCATACACACAATTTTCATCTAATATAAAGTGTTAGGACAAAGAACAAGGTTAAAAAGCCAACATCCGGTCATTAAAAAGCATTGACTCATACCCTGGAGCTAAATTTAGGTCTCTTGAAATTATCTCCAACGTTAATGATCAATTACAGTGAAACAATATAAAAGAACTCATTGATGTACACTCGATAGTCTAATTGTATACACCcatgttttatatttgtttcataatataagtagttttagaaagaaaaaaattgtttcacagTATAAGTAACTTTAACATTTCAATGcaacttttaaatttattgaatattatgtgaccaattaaattatatagaccttttataattggttaaaattacatattaaatgataattgtttttaaataaccacttttaaaattatttttccttatttttctcttttatttcttttacgGGGACATCTTCTGAAGTAATATGAAAAAATAGCTGAAGAAGTATACACAAGCACACACAATGAGAGTACAAGACATGACGATACACCTAGCCAGGGGTTATGTAAATTGACCGAACAAAAGTGTACAAACTTCATCGCAACTCGTGAGATTATAGTGGGTGAAAAATAACATGAAAACCTAAGGCGATCAAGACAAGCTAACTTGCTGCAGAGAATCTGGTGAATCTCTCTCACCAGGTGATTGAGGATCAGTTTTGAAGATGGAGGAATATAATCGAATGTTTCTCTCCTTCCGCAACTACTATATATTGATCGAAGTGAAAGATCATTACATGTCATAACATTTAACTTACATCTATTAAATGTTGATTGGGTGTTTTTTCCCCGCTGCTTTCGCCTTGCTAACAACAAGTACTATAGAAATATGCACCAAACAGTTCAATGTAGCGCGTGAAAATACATCCAAATGCGCATAGATGAGGATATATTTTATTCAGAGGGACTCCATTCAAGCGAATTGAATGTATCTTTTTGTATTATTCTGCTCATTTTGAactataaaatgttaaaaagaagaataataaaaaatttgtaaacCGGTCTACTTAAACACCACGCGAACCATAGACGGCCGCTCACATGCTGTTTTCGCCTTGCTAACAACATCGGCGTGTGGATCCTGACTTACTAGGGGGTGCTTCTATCATCACTGCAGGATAAATTGAGGCTAATAAGTAAAACTAAAATGGAAAATATGGAGCAAATCAGATTACAAAATTTTGCAGGATTTCTTACAAACTTTGCGGATTTGGTCTGGCTGAGTTGGAGCTGCATAAGACGAAACCACGAAAGAGAGAACCAGGAACAAAGCAATCAGACTCACTTTTCTCTTCATTTTCTTCTATCTCTATGTTTGTGTTGTAGATAAAGAATTATGTTGTGTGTATTTATACCAGTTAGGCAGttacaattattattattttaaaacgtGATGACACAAATCTCGCTATTCGCTTAAAATGAAGCTACGTAGAATCTTTTTGCTTGTCCAACTCATCAAGCATGTAAAGAATGTTGGTACTAAGAGCATGCACAGCAAGAGGAAGAGAAAAAGTATAGGAGATGAAGAATCGATTATTTATAAAGAATGTTGGTACAAAGATGAGAGACTTAAGTGGTTACTGATATGTGGACTTTTGAAATTGCCAAGCAATCATGGTTGGAAAGCATCTCACCACACTTTAATTACTTTGTGACTACGAAGATATAGGTTTATCCGACGGCCTATTTGAATATCTATAGTGAGTGTTCATCTGTGAATCACATCGTCGCACCATGATTTTAGGGATTAGTCTGAACTTCTCCATGAGCCTAGAGTAtcccaaaaacaaaaagatgagAGAAACTTTTTTTCATTATGTGTATTAATAAGTGTTCCAACTCTGTTATTGTttaactattatttatttaattttgttatattattattatgtgtTAATTTATGATGCTCTAAGGTTACAAAAAATCAACCTGCTTGTCCATATAATTACGTATCGTAATGGTCCAAAGTCACGTAATTCCAAAATGCCGATGAATATATCTAAGACTAATTAACCTAATAATTATCAGCACAAAAATTGAATCATGACTGAATTAATATTGTTTGAAATGCATAGCACGTGGAAAGAAACAAAATGCCCGTATTCGTCTGGAGACTCTAAACTGGAATTGTCCGATTGGTATGGCTATAGGGTTTTTATTCGAATATATTTCTTATCactgaaaatatattaacatctTTGAACGATACATGATGTAAGGCATTTGAGGAATAAAAAGATAGCAAAAAGTTCTTCCAATGTATACTTTTGTTCTTCCAATATATACTAAATCACATGCAACATAAATATATGTCTGAAGTAAAAAACTTTAAACAAGTTTTAGATCATCAGACATGACTACTGGAAGACTCATGTATTTGTGCCTGTAACTACAATGCTTCAACGATAAATTTTGTGCGGAACGCACTGTGAAATCATGACAATCATGATTGTGAAAGTTGAGACTGATGTCGATCTTCTAACTCGTCAGCATAAAAGAGAGACTTGTGATTAAGAAAAGCATATGTATTGTGCTATGAACACTACACAAGGTAAATAACATGTCATTTATGAGTGATAGAATAATCTTTTATgtcaaaaaaggaaaaaacaaacAAGGCAGTACACCTAACTATCATGGTGAGGGGTTATGAAAGTTACCCGAACGGAAGTGTAAGAAAGGTATCTTGATCGTGACTCCTGAAGTTGTAGTCTTGTAGTGGGTGACAAATAGCATGAAGAGATAAGATACCTTCGGTGATCATGAGATCGCGAGCTTGCTGCAAAGAATCTGGTGAATCTCTCTCTAAGCAAGTGAGAATATGTTTCGGAGATGGAGGGATATAATCGAATGTTTCTCTCCTTCCACAACTACTGTGCATACAATGAAATTCCATTTCATATTTATTCGTAGAGTATATATCACACATAATGAAACAACACCTTACAAATAAATCACTAGTTAATAGATCATTACATGTCATAACTTAGAAATGATTAGGTTTCTTCCGCTGCTTTCGCCTTGTTAACAATAAGTACTACAGAAATATGCACCACATATATTGGACATTATTGTATTCATAGGGAATCTATTCAAGCGAAATTTAGATGTATCTTTTTGtgttgtctttttaatttttaactataaaataaaatatgtttgtaaACTGGTCCACTAAACCACCACGAATCACAGCCGACCTCTTTCATGCTGTTTCTCCCGCTGCTTTCGCCTTGCTAACAACATTGGCGGGCAGGTCTTGACTTACTAGGGGGTGTTCCTATAATCACTGTAGGATATATTGACGCTAATTAgtaaaccaaaatgaaaaatatggaGCAGATCAGATGATAAATTTTGCGGGACTACTTACAAAGTTTGCGGATTTGGTATGATTGAGTTGAAACTGCATAAGATGAAATCAGGGAAGAGAGAACCAGAAACAAAGCAATCAACCACAAATTTCTCTTCATTTTCTTCTACCTTTGTGTTTGTGTTGTAGATGAAGAGTTATGTGTGTGTATTTATAccagtttataattttatttcttttaaacgTGAGGTTTACAGTGAAGCAGCGTATAGAGGACCATATCTACATATTATATGACCTGAAGAAGAGTCTTCGACGTAGACAAATAGGTTAGTTTTTTACAACGCGTGAACATATTGCGTGTCACAATTAACTTAAGGTGGGCATTATTAAACTCCTTAGTTCCATGAT encodes:
- the LOC106439535 gene encoding phospholipase A-2-activating protein codes for the protein MMDIDFNEYKLRCELRGHDDDVRGICVCTDENIATSSRDRTIRVWSLGSDDKRKFSASKILLGHTSFVGPLASIPPSEEYPEGRLVSGSMDTSVLVWNLVNGEVVQSLKGHKMQVTGVTLDDDDIVSSSVDQTLKRWRNGQLVESWEAHQSPVQAVLKLPSGELISGSSDTTLKLWKGKTSLRTFTGHADTVRGLAVMPDLGFLSASHDGSIRLWAQSGEVLLEMIGHTSIVYSVDAHASGLIVSGSEDRHAKIWKDGVCVQSLEHPGCVWDAKFLESGDIVTACSDGVARVWTVRDGMIADQMEIDAFDSLISQYKLSRKKVGGMKLDELPGLDALTLPGTSDGQTKVVREGDNGVAYAWNMSEQRWDKIGEVVDGPDGVGDRPILDGAQYDFVFDVDIGDGEPIRKLPYNRSDNPYDAADKWLLKENLPVAYRQQIVDFILQNSGQKDFSFNPSFRDPFTGANAYVPGQPSHAAATPAKPLYKHIPKRGVLVFDVAQYDGILKKMTEFNNTLRSDPANTDKSMTEAEVSRVGAIVKILKDTSHYHATNFADMDIALLLKVIQAWPPAMMFPAIDLVRMLVLHPHGASLLIKHVENNNDLLLDVIKKVTEDSALPANLLTTVRVLVNLFKNPSFHHWLQRHHSQILDAFSNCYSSPNKNLELAYSTLLLNYAVLLIEKKDEEGQAQVLSAALQIAEEEGADVDSKFRSLVAIGSLMLEGLVKKISIDFEVESIAKSAKSSKEAKIVEVGADIDLLIRQP
- the LOC106444105 gene encoding uncharacterized protein LOC106444105, giving the protein MSLKFILLIASLLLLCIASSDSAILPFLRNQKLLNEEVGKIHIHKENKISVKVSRSPPAKGRNCCND
- the LOC111214436 gene encoding uncharacterized protein LOC111214436, whose translation is MKRKVSLIALFLVLSFVVSSYAAPTQPDQIRKVCKKSCKIL
- the LOC106444104 gene encoding uncharacterized protein LOC106444104, which produces MKRNLWLIALFLVLSSLISSYAVSTQSYQIRKLLIIGTPPSKSRPARQCC